A single region of the Lotus japonicus ecotype B-129 chromosome 4, LjGifu_v1.2 genome encodes:
- the LOC130713198 gene encoding uncharacterized protein LOC130713198, translating into MAITRKSKAVVEASSQPTQDGLQKQKLEEAQKILATENVVTCTKRFDELVVYHESRVDFESLAAHGFDIRAQVEKQGWSSYFERLNGPVYSKLVVEFWKHAVCNDYYVVSHVLNRKIIISEESIAKLLGMEFQQGRRIKNVEANLPGMRSVVNKVIYNNWSLEKTKYNIKDLKSEMKIWQKIFIYCIHPRTGGTDYLNATQKVIMEHISNYKPVCLPFLLFNYLKDCVKKSRTIASDNKRLISYIPYGRLLSDIFTQNQLVKTLTELNLHDDLTMTIGDSLNATKLKKMQIVKTIKKEPMEDTSEQVRQRNYPVDDFPLWSKKDNPESIMEYVRMLRSEGDTITFDEFVEKLPDSSPDLSARYSRKATSSKTSDPKGKGILIEESKRKRVASKSVVIREPIPEASPSPEISPERIAEESSTTSDSESTEDSMEEFMNEETENGNVPVAKRIKVVFDEESEQDIRESYALEQTSEIASDARRERRSKHASDPARDLTSSTSLRNNAKVTTKSTNLDSALVIMPDQPIPLSTSMPTQTQTAPTKSHSQPQTQATTVPVFNSFIQGIAQNEATLKKLVDQFSTKPLSTSETIILTLTGEVPTEEEAIEEDDVQILRPPYDVQPLRQVASNIEDQIPDAVGESSTSRQSQVPLSEHLDETVQSEAEMPLVNASEQQIAGSSSTSGPDAVNPEPTLTLATSVRPQDLMQLIKEFSEEATRRLQWLYQVTDNQLNASFVENLWTAFEYWSEEQALEFQRLLGTEKRLRVHDANARAHEQRVRLLRMVCEPIRRAMAERAPIVSERTSEDAEMASAEVAEDGSEGIVILEESDENVVEKPVQTKETEVPTSDQTSEVPTSEPISEPSPLPDAAAIAARLNRLEENQQRMVQIVEQQGITQTEQGQRIESLMKLLLEKLH; encoded by the coding sequence ATGGCAATTACCAGAAAATCAAAGGCAGTGGTTGAAGCATCCTCACAACCCACTCAAGATGGCCTTCAGAAGCAAAAACTCGAAGAAGCCCAGAAGATTCTGGCAACTGAGAATGTAGTTACATGCACCAAGAGGTTTGATGAACTAGTCGTTTACCACGAATCAAGAGTCGACTTTGAAAGCTTGGCTGCTCATGGGTTCGACATCCGTGCCCAAGTTGAAAAGCAAGGATGGTCAAGCTACTTCGAAAGGCTAAATGGTCCTGTCTATTCCAAGTTGGTGgtagaattctggaaacatgcggTTTGCAACGATTACTATGTTGTCTCCCATGTTCTGAACAGGAAAATAATCATATCTGAGGAGTCAATCGCTAAGTTGCTGGGCATGGAATTTCAGCAGGGCAGAAGAATCAAGAATGTAGAGGCAAATCTCCCTGGGATGAGAAGTGTGGTCAACAAAGTGATTTACAACAATTGGTCTCTGGAGAAGACCAAATACAACATCAAAGATCTCAAATCTGAAATGAAGATCTGGCAGAAGATCTTTATCTATTGTATCCATCCCAGAACCGGTGGAACTGATTACTtaaatgcaactcagaaggtaatcatggaACATATTTCCAATTATAAACCTGTATGCTTGCCATTCCTGCTCTTTAACTATTTGAAGGACTGTGTGAAGAAATCAAGAACTATTGCATCTGACAACAAAAGGCTGATTTCCTACATTCCTTATGGAAGACTGCTTTCTGACATTTTCACTCAGAATCAACTTGTGAAGACACTCACTGAACTAAATCTTCATGATGATCTGACCATGACCATTGGAGATTCTCTCAATGCAACcaagttgaagaaaatgcagattGTCAAGACCATTAAGAAGGAACCAATGGAGGACACCTCTGAGCAAGTGCGTCAGAGGAACTACCCTGTAGATGATTTCCCCTTATGGTCTAAGAAGGATAATCCTGAGAGTATTATGGAATACGTCAGGATGCTCAGGAGTGAAGGGGATACCATTACCTTTGATGAATTTGTTGAGAAGCTTCCTGATAGCTCTCCGGATCTGTCTGCCAGATACTCAAGGaaagcaacaagcagcaagacATCAGATCCCAAAGGGAAAGGGATTTTGATTGAAGAATCCAAGAGAAAAAGGGTTGCTTCTAAATCAGTGGTTATTAGGGAACCGATTCCTGAAGCCTCACCTTCTCCTGAAATCTCTCCTGAAAGAATTGCTGAGGAATCCTCCACAACATCTGACTCTGAAAGCACTGAGGATTCAATGGAAGAATTCATGAATGAAGAAACTGAGAATGGTAATGTTCCTGTGGCCAAGAGGATAAAAGTTGTATTTGATGAGGAATCTGAACAAGACATCAGGGAGTCTTATGCTTTGGAGCAGACTTCTGAAATTGCTTCAGATGCTAGAAGGGAAAGGAGATCCAAGCATGCCTCTGACCCTGcaagggatctcaccagttcaACCTCACTCAGAAATAATGCTAAGGTAACCACTAAAAGTACCAATCTTGATTCTGCCTTAGTGATTATGCCTGATCAGCCCATTCCCTTATCCACCTCAATGCCTACGCAAACACAAACTGCCCCCACTAAATCACATTCTCaacctcaaacacaagccaCCACTGTTCCAGTCTTCAACTCGTTCATTCAAGGTATTGCCCAGAATGAGGCTACCTTAAAGAAACTGGTTGATCAATTCTCAACCAAGCCCCTATCAACCTCTGAAACCATAATCTTAACCCTTACTGGTGAAGTACCTACAGAGgaagaagctattgaagaagatgatgttcaGATTCTCAGGCCTCCATATGATGTGCAACCTCTTAGGCAAGTAGCATCTAACATTGAGGATCAGATTCCAGATGCAGTTGGAGAATCCTCTACTTCAAGGCAAAGCCAAGTGCCACTCTCTGAACACCTGGATGAAACTGTTCAATCAGAAGCTGAGATGCCTCTAGTGAATGCTTCAGAACAACAAATTGCTGGAAGCTCAAGCACTTCAGGACCAGATGCAGTCAATCCTGAGCCCACTCTGACACTGGCAACCTCAGTCAGACCTCAGGACCTCATGCAACTCATTAAGGAGTTCTCTGAAGAAGCTACCAGAAGACTACAATGGTTATATCAGGTAACAGACAATCAGCTTAATGCTTCTTTTGTTGAAAATTTATGGACTGCTTTTGAATATTGGTCAGAAGAGCAAGCCCTTGAGTTTCAGAGGCTGCTAGGGACTGAAAAGCGCCTCAGGGTTCATGATGCTAATGCTAGAGCACATGAGCAGAGAGTAAGATTGCTGCGTATGGTGTGTGAGCCAATCAGAAGGGCCATGGCTGAAAGAGCACCCATTGTCTCTGAgcgtacctcagaagatgctgaaatggcttcagcagaggttgcagaGGACGGCTCTGAAGGAATAGTAATCTTGGAAGAATCAGATGAAAATGTTGTTGAGAAGCCAGTGCAAACTAAAGAGACAGAAGTTCCTACTTCTGATCAAACTTCAGAAGTTCCTACTTCTGAACCAATCTCAGAACCTTCTCCACTTCCAGATGCTGCTGCTATTGCTGCTCGTTTGAACAGATTAGAAGAAAATCAGCAAAGAATGGTCCAGATAGTTGAGCAACAAGGCATTACTCAGACTGAGCAAGGACAGAGAATAGAATCCCTCATGAAACTTCTGCTTGAGAAGCTTCATTAA